In Brucella melitensis bv. 1 str. 16M, a genomic segment contains:
- the lpdA gene encoding dihydrolipoyl dehydrogenase, with the protein MSYDVVVIGTGPGGYVAAIKAAQLGLKVAVVEKRKTFGGTCLNIGCIPSKALLHASEVFAEAGHSFDTLGVEVTPKLNLTKMLAHKDTTVKANVSGVEFLFKKNKITPYIGTGKIVGKGKVSVTSEDGKVEEIEAKNIIIATGSDVAGIPGVKVDIDEKVIVSSTGALSFDKVPGSLIVVGGGVIGLELGSVWARLGAKVTVVEYLDKVLGPMDGEVSKQFQRLLEKQGIAFKLGAKVTGVEKVGKGAKITFEPVKGGDAETLEADAVLIATGRRPYTDGLGLQEAGVAVDERGRVAIDDHWRTNVEGIYAIGDVVQGPMLAHKAEDEGIAVAEIIAGQAGHVNFDVIPSVVYTQPEVASVGKTEEELKAAGINYKVGKFPFTANGRARAMLHTGGFVKILADKATDRVLGAHILGYNAGEMIHELAVLMEFGGSSEDLARTCHAHPTMSETVRESALATFAKPIHM; encoded by the coding sequence ATGTCTTACGATGTGGTTGTCATCGGCACGGGCCCCGGCGGTTATGTGGCCGCGATCAAGGCTGCCCAGCTTGGCCTTAAGGTTGCGGTGGTGGAAAAGCGCAAGACCTTCGGTGGCACCTGCCTGAATATTGGCTGCATTCCTTCCAAGGCGCTTCTTCATGCGTCGGAAGTTTTTGCCGAAGCCGGTCACTCGTTCGATACGCTTGGCGTGGAAGTGACGCCGAAGCTCAATCTCACGAAGATGCTGGCCCACAAGGACACGACCGTGAAGGCCAATGTCTCGGGCGTTGAATTCCTGTTCAAGAAGAACAAGATTACCCCTTACATCGGCACCGGCAAGATCGTTGGCAAGGGCAAGGTTTCCGTGACCTCGGAAGATGGCAAGGTTGAGGAAATCGAAGCAAAGAACATCATCATCGCCACCGGTTCGGATGTCGCGGGCATTCCGGGCGTCAAGGTGGATATTGACGAGAAGGTCATCGTTTCCTCGACCGGTGCGCTCTCCTTCGACAAGGTGCCGGGCAGCCTTATCGTTGTTGGCGGGGGCGTGATCGGCCTGGAGCTTGGTTCCGTCTGGGCGCGCCTTGGCGCGAAAGTTACGGTCGTGGAATATCTCGACAAGGTGCTTGGCCCGATGGACGGCGAAGTGTCGAAGCAGTTCCAGCGCCTGCTTGAAAAGCAGGGCATTGCCTTCAAGCTTGGCGCCAAGGTTACGGGCGTCGAGAAAGTCGGAAAGGGCGCAAAGATAACGTTTGAACCGGTCAAGGGTGGCGATGCCGAAACGCTTGAAGCCGATGCGGTTCTGATCGCGACCGGCCGTCGTCCTTACACGGATGGCCTCGGCCTGCAGGAAGCCGGTGTTGCTGTCGATGAGCGCGGCCGCGTTGCGATCGACGATCATTGGCGCACCAATGTCGAAGGCATTTACGCCATTGGCGACGTGGTGCAGGGGCCAATGCTGGCACACAAGGCCGAAGATGAAGGCATTGCGGTTGCCGAAATCATTGCCGGTCAGGCCGGGCATGTGAATTTCGACGTCATTCCGAGCGTCGTTTATACCCAGCCGGAAGTGGCTTCCGTCGGCAAGACCGAAGAAGAGCTGAAGGCCGCCGGTATCAACTATAAGGTCGGCAAGTTCCCGTTCACGGCCAATGGCCGCGCGCGCGCCATGCTGCATACGGGCGGTTTCGTCAAAATCCTCGCTGACAAGGCGACAGACCGTGTTCTGGGCGCGCATATCCTTGGCTACAATGCCGGTGAAATGATCCACGAACTGGCCGTGCTGATGGAATTTGGCGGTTCGTCGGAAGATCTGGCCCGCACCTGCCACGCCCATCCGACCATGTCGGAAACCGTGCGTGAATCGGCGCTGGCAACCTTCGCCAAGCCGATCCATATGTGA